In the genome of Mytilus edulis chromosome 3, xbMytEdul2.2, whole genome shotgun sequence, one region contains:
- the LOC139514719 gene encoding uncharacterized protein, with protein sequence MEAMVTLSVFLLLIFPVVLTSSRIVGFNKNDCNKKHVLLSQNDTFGVDWTGHQYPKHCTLPFKVQDASLYRLCANVTVFDIECHVVFDELNRAVVFYRGNDRSQQKKYDCHDKLPITFCSGSETLSIELEPYYKDIRQSNSKLKIFVTTSLKATSNDIEENSGEGSILIGVVATCIILIIVLFACLIILIRRRRRYSKDTIDNNIQVRQSEEPQQSQQTEGEPIESRLLSSASNVDSQLRRARQNNPPIDLGINGATGQRNELLSSRSGQTSLSIETHAPPLNDESHFHTPVTSRTNHPRFDDNIERNTEPRYGRRYHGRTPIDPSEPRHGRRNNGRTPIDPSEPRHGRRYNGRTPTDPSATPLDRTHDFYQPMESQPNQITIDQVVDENTDIRHGRRYNGRTPIDPSAPPLDRTHDFYRPMESQPNQITIDQVVDENTDIRHGISCTNRNPTEIIQRNTPQRHDQSTEPSSTHSGSSRNINAIPPPSYLDVMSRSRDFDLR encoded by the exons tTGGATTTAATAAGAATGACTGTAACAAAAAGCACGTCCTATTGTCTCAAAATGACACGTTTGGAGTAGATTGGACGGGACACCAATACCCTAAACACTGCACATTACCATTCAAAGTACAAGACGCTTCCCTTTATAGATTGTGTGCAAATGTTACTGTATTTGATATCGAGTGTCATGTTGTTTTTGACGAATTGAACAGGGCAGTGGTGTTTTATCGTGGAAATGATCGATCCCAGCAAAAG AAATACGACTGCCATGACAAACTACCTATTACATTTTGCAGCGGATCTGAGACACTTTCCATTGAATTAGAACCATACTACAAAGATATACGACAGAGTAACTCAAAGTTAAAAATCTTTGTAACAACGTCATTGAAGGCAACTTCTAATGACATAGAAGAAAATAGCGGTGAAG GTTCCATTTTGATTGGTGTAGTGGCTACATGCATCATACTAATCATCGTCTTATTCGCCTGTCTCATTATTCTGATAAGAAGAAGAAGACGATATAGTAAGGACACTATTGACAATAATATCCAAGTTAGGCAGTCAGAGGAACCTCAACAGAGTCAACAAACTGAAG GTGAACCTATAGAGTCAAGATTATTATCTAGTGCTTCAAATGTTGATTCTCAGTTAAGGAGAGCAAGGCAAAATAATCCACCCATTGACCTTGGAATAAACGGAGCTACAGGACAAAGAAATGAATTGCTTTCTTCTAGAAGTGGCCAAACTTCTCTATCAATTGAAACGCATGCTCCTCCATTAAACGATGAATCTCATTTTCACACGCCTGTTACATCACGAACAAATCATCCAAGATTTGATGACAATATAGAACGTAATACAGAACCTAGATATGGAAGACGATATCACGGTAGAACTCCAATAGATCCGAGTGAACCTAGACATGGAAGACGAAATAACGGTAGAACTCCAATAGATCCGAGTGAACCTAGACATGGAAGACGATATAACGGTAGAACTCCAACAGATCCGAGTGCAACTCCACTTGACCGTACGCATGATTTCTATCAGCCTATGGAATCACAACCAAATCAAATTACAATTGACCAGGTTGTTGACGAAAACACAGACATCAGACATGGAAGACGATATAACGGTAGAACTCCAATAGATCCGAGTGCACCTCCACTTGACCGTACGCATGATTTCTATCGGCCTATGGAATCACAACCAAATCAGATTACAATTGACCAGGTTGTTGACGAAAACACAGACATCAGACATGGAATAAGTTGTACTAATAGAAATCCAACAGAAATAATACAGCGGAATACTCCTCAACGTCACGATCAGTCAACTGAACCAAGTTCAACACATTCAGGATCATCCAGAAACATCAATGCAATACCCCCACCTTCGTACTTAGATGTTATGAGTAGGAGCAGGGACTTTGACTTACGATAA